A DNA window from Arachis duranensis cultivar V14167 chromosome 3, aradu.V14167.gnm2.J7QH, whole genome shotgun sequence contains the following coding sequences:
- the LOC107480386 gene encoding uncharacterized protein LOC107480386, producing the protein MREDDSNQEPVNIFGDSDDDTGANPHAQEGPSSSGTQHYLPHFSTLNLEALGEHPAGVAAVGGSSTEFQIGQSFQSKDEAVLSVKDYSIRRGVEYRVLESDHLKYHGKCKGFGKSCSWLIRISLRARKGTWEYRSRCCNKQLKLIFCFKPSYRKVWKAKQKAVAQIYGDWEESYAELPRWMLGVELTMPGTVTVLQTSPVRVVDQIDESTVYFRRLFWTFPPCVEAFQHCKPLVSIDGTHLYGKYGSTLLLAIAQDGNSNILLIAFALVEGENAESWSFFLSNLRTHVTPQEGILVISDRHNGIKSALENPVNGWLPPRAYRAYCIRHVAANLSLSFKGKDAGRMLVNAAYAKTEAEFYYWFDIMRTENPAMCDWANRMEYEKWTQHQDSGRWFGHMTTNISECVNSVLKETRNLSVTSLVKSTYGRLAGLFVLRGQTAEAQVGSGQEFCQALVKAIERNIRESKCFTVTLYDRHQSEYTVAETTPTGNFSLGSYRVSLKDHTCDCGYFQALHYPCCHAIACCAHSRLNWAAYVHEVYRMSEVFKVYSHGFVPPILEGLWPPYAGPTVIPDPNMR; encoded by the exons ATGCGGGAGGATGACTCTAACCAGGAGCCTGTAAATATCTTTGGAGACAGCGATGATGACACCGGTGCTAATCCACATGCACAAGAAGGTCCCTCAAGTTCTGGCACACAGCATTACCTTCCACACTTCTCGACGCTAAACTTGGAGGCTCTGGGTGAACACCCGGCGGGAGTTGCTGCAGTTGGTGGTTCGTCAACAGAATTTCAGATTGGGCAATCCTTCCAGAGTAAAGATGAAGCTGTTCTTAGTGTGAAGGACTATAGCATCCGTCGAGGTGTTGAGTACCGAGTGTTGGAATCGGACCATCTGAAGTATCATGGAAAGTGCAAGGGTTTCGGCAAAAGTTGTAGTTGGCTGATTCGGATTTCGCTCCGTGCACGAAAGGGCACTTGGGAG TACCGATCAAGGTGTTGCAACAAGCAACTGAAGCTGATTTTCTGCTTCAAGCCCAGTTACCGGAAGGTTTGGAAAGCAAAACAGAAGGCAGTTGCACAAATATATGGAGATTGGGAAGAGTCTTATGCTGAGTTGCCACGTTGGATGCTAGGAGTGGAGTTGACGATGCCCGGGACAGTAACTGTGTTGCAGACGTCTCCTGTTCGAGTTGTGGACCAGATTGATGAGTCAACAGTGTACTTTCGTCGTCTGTTTTGGACATTTCCACCTTGCGTTGAGGCCTTCCAGCATTGCAAGCCGCTTGTGAGTATTGATGGTACCCACTTGTACGGCAAATATGGAAGCACCTTACTGTTGGCGATTGCACAGGATGGGAACTCAAACATCCTCCTGATAGCATTCGCCCTTGTGGAGGGGGAAAATGCCGAGTCATGGTCTTTTTTCTTGTCCAACTTAAGAACGCATGTGACGCCACAGGAGGGTATCCTTGTTATCTCAGACAGGCATAACGGCATCAAGTCTGCACTTGAAAATCCCGTGAATGGTTGGCTGCCACCACGTGCTTATCGGGCGTACTGTATCCGTCATGTGGCAGCAAACCTCAGCCTTTCTTTTAAAGGTAAAGATGCCGGAAGGATGCTGGTTAATGCGGCGTACGCAAAAACTGAGGCGGAGTTCTATTACTGGTTTGACATCATGCGTACAGAGAATCCGGCCATGTGTGACTGGGCGAACCGGATGGAGTATGAGAAGTGGACGCAACACCAGGATAGCGGTAGATGGTTCGGTCACATGACGACAAACATCAGTGAATGTGTGAACTCCGTCTTAAAGGAAACTCGCAACCTCTCGGTCACTTCGTTGGTAAAGTCCACATACGGAAGGCTTGCTGGGCTATTCGTTCTCCGGGGACAAACAGCAGAGGCGCAAGTTGGATCTGGACAAGAATTTTGTCAGGCATTGGTAAAGGCTATTGAAAGGAACATAAGAGAGTCAAAGTGCTTCACCGTCACCTTGTACGATAGGCACCAGTCGGAGTACACGGTTGCTGAGACGACACCGACTGGGAACTTCTCGTTAGGTAGCTATAGAGTCTCGCTGAAGGATCACACATGTGATTGTGGATACTTTCAGGCACTCCATTATCCATGTTGTCACGCGATTGCTTGTTGCGCCCACTCTCGACTTAATTGGGCAGCATATGTGCATGAGGTGTACCGTATGAGTGAGGTGTTCAAAGTTTACAGTCATGGGTTTGTTCCGCCCATCCTAGAAGGCCTATGGCCCCCATATGCCGGGCCAACTGTCATCCCTGATCCTAACATGAGGTGA
- the LOC107480387 gene encoding pentatricopeptide repeat-containing protein At4g39530 yields the protein MMRIQHGQLLRSKFNFLHKINANHAFNIPTLSPHNFLHSLDPFITPPLRKQREIGHELASLLQLSWPNNPIPYYYKKIHAHVVVLGFQHDLFLVNTLLRAYSKLKFINDAQKLFDIMPQKNLVTWSSMVSMYTQHGYSVEALLLFCRFRRSSCEEPNEYILASVVRACTHLGSLAQALQVHGFVFKSGFIQDVYVGTSLIDFYAKHCYIEEARILFDCLEVKTMVTWNAIIAGYSKLGRSEVSLKLFNQMRECDLCPDRYVLSSVLGACSMLEFLKGGRQIHGYVLRKGIEMDVTMVNALIDFYLKCHKVKTGWKLFDCLIDKNIVSWTTMIAGCMQDSFHQDAMNLFAEMAKMDYKPDAFGCTSILTSCGSVQALEKGRQVHAYSIKVNIDNDDFVKNGLIDMYAKCDSLTDARKVFNLLAVVNVVSYNAMINGYSRQDKLNEALDLFQEMRLSLLPPNLLTFVSLLGLSASLFQLKLSYQIHVLIIKYGISLDNFAGSSLIDVYSKCSCIGDARLVFEEIHDKDIVVWNAMFSGYTQQSENEEALKLYKDLQISRLTPNEFSFVAVITAASNIASLQHGRQFHNQVIKMGLDDDPFIINALVDMYAKCGGIEEAHKAFSSTNQRDVTCWNSMISTYAQHGEAAKALEVFENMIKDGVRPNYVTFVGVLSACSHAGLNDLGFHHFESMPQFGIEPGMDHYACMVSLLGRAGKIYEAKDFIDKMPIKPSAVVWRSLLSACRVSCNIELGTYAAEMAISCDPADSGSYTLLSNIFASKGMWVHVRRVREKMDKGGVVKEPGCSWIEVNNEVHTFIARDKSHRDTTLISSMLDNLILQIKEFSYVGNAAAFLIDD from the coding sequence ATGATGCGAATCCAACATGGACAATTACTACGATCTAAGTTCAATTtccttcacaaaatcaatgCCAACCATGCTTTTAACATTCCCACTTTGTCACCTCATAATTTTCTTCACTCACTTGATCCATTTATAACTCCTCCATTACGTAAACAACGGGAAATTGGTCATGAATTGGCCAGTTTGTTGCAGTTGTCATGGCCAAACAATCCTATTCCTTATTACTATAAGAAAATCCATGCTCATGTTGTGGTTTTGGGCTTTCAACATGATCTTTTCCTTGTTAACACTCTGCTTCGTGCATactcaaaattgaaatttataaatgatgcacagaagctATTCGATATTATGCCTCAGAAAAACCTTGTTACTTGGTCTTCTATGGTTTCCATGTACACTCAACATGGTTATAGTGTGGAAGCTCTGCTGTTGTTCTGCAGGTTCAGGAGAAGTTCTTGTGAGGAACCAAATGAGTACATTTTGGCCAGTGTTGTCAGAGCTTGTACACATTTGGGTAGTCTCGCTCAAGCACTGCAGGTGCATGGGTTTGTTTTTAAGAGTGGATTTATTCAAGATGTTTATGTGGGCACCTCTTTGATTGATTTTTATGCAAAGCATTGTTACATTGAGGAAGCAAGGATTCTATTTGATTGTCTTGAAGTGAAAACTATGGTTACCTGGAATGCAATTATAGCAGGGTATTCAAAACTTGGAAGAAGTGAAGTGTCCTTAAAGTTATTCAACCAGATGAGAGAGTGTGATCTATGTCCAGACAGGTATGTGCTTTCTAGTGTGTTGGGTGCTTGTTCGATGCTTGAATTTCTCAAAGGTGGTAGGCAAATTCATGGATATGTATTAAGGAAGGGGATTGAGATGGATGTTACAATGGTCAATGCACTTATAGATTTCTATTTGAAGTGTCACAAAGTGAAGACGGGTTGGAAGTTATTTGATTGTCTGATAGACAAAAATATTGTTTCGTGGACCACCATGATTGCTGGTTGCATGCAGGATTCATTTCATCAAGATGCCATGAACCTCTTTGCTGAGATGGCTAAAATGGATTATAAGCCCGATGCATTTGGTTGCACTAGCATTCTCACCTCATGTGGTTCAGTCCAGGctctagaaaagggaaggcaagtGCATGCTTATAGTATCAAGGTGAATATTGATAATGATGATTTTGTGaaaaatggcttgattgatatGTATGCAAAATGTGATTCCTTGACTGATGCAAGAAAAGTCTTCAACCTTTTGGCTGTTGTTAATGTAGTATCCTACAATGCGATGATAAATGGATACTCAAGACAAGACAAGCTAAATGAAGCATTGGATCTTTTCCAAGAAATGAGGCTGAGTTTATTGCCACCAAATCTATTAACATTTGTAAGCCTGCTTGGGCTGTCTGCATCCTTGTTTCAGCTTAAATTAAGCTACCAAATACatgttttgattattaaatatgGAATTTCTTTAGACAATTTCGCTGGAAGTTCTCTAATAGATGTTTATTCAAAATGTTCATGTATTGGGGATGCAAGATTAGTTTTTGAGGAAATACATGACAAAGACATTGTAGTATGGAATGCGATGTTTTCTGGGTATACACAACAGTCAGAAAATGAGGAAGCACTAAAACTTTACAAAGATTTACAAATATCAAGACTAACACCCAATGAGTTCAGTTTTGTTGCTGTGATCACAGCAGCAAGTAATATAGCAAGTCTGCAGCATGGTCGGCAGTTTCACAACCAGGTCATAAAAATGGGCCTTGATGATGATCCGTTCATCATAAATGCTCTGGTGGATATGTATGCCAAGTGTGGAGGCATTGAAGAAGCTCACAAGGCATTTAGTTCTACAAATCAGAGAGACGTTACTTGTTGGAATTCCATGATTTCAACATATGCACAGCATGGAGAAGCAGCGAAAGCTCTAGAGgtgtttgaaaacatgattaaGGATGGAGTAAGGCCAAATTATGTCACCTTTGTAGGTGTGCTATCAGCATGTAGCCATGCTGGACTTAATGACCTTGGATTTCATCACTTTGAATCAATGCCCCAGTTTGGTATCGAACCGGGAATGGATCATTATGCTTGCATGGTTTCTCTCCTGGGCCGCGCTGGTAAAATATACGAAGCAAAGGACTTTATTGATAAGATGCCAATAAAACCATCAGCAGTAGTGTGGAGGAGCTTGCTCAGTGCATGTAGAGTTTCATGTAATATTGAACTGGGAACGTATGCTGCTGAGATGGCAATTTCATGTGACCCAGCAGATAGTGGATCATATACTCTACTTTCAAATATTTTTGCTTCCAAAGGAATGTGGGTACATGTCAGGAGGGTGAGAGAAAAAATGGACAAAGGTGGGGTAGTGAAAGAACCAGGATGTAGTTGGATTGAAGTGAATAATGAAGTTCACACGTTTATAGCGAGGGACAAATCCCATCGTGACACCACCCTTATATCTTCAATGTTAGACAATTTGATTCTTCAGATAAAAGAGTTTAGTTATGTGGGTAATGCAGCCGCATTCTTAATTGatgattga